Part of the Lucilia cuprina isolate Lc7/37 chromosome 5, ASM2204524v1, whole genome shotgun sequence genome is shown below.
gattaataataatgaaaatgattgaaaaaatattgtaattttattttttcataaagccACACTTACTTTGCCAATGGAATGTGATCACGCTCACTGTAAGCATCATATAAATACTCCctgaaaagttatttttttttatattttagtttatgatACAAAAAAATGTCAACACACGTTcacaaatattagaaataactACATCATCATGTTAACAATCaataataaaagtcaaaaatgttgaACAAAAAGTTAACTACTGAAAGatcattcaaaatataaatgcCATTATAACATGGTTggttactaaaatttttaaaagtacaaCAATCTGTTTGCTGATaatgtttttgtgtgtgtgtggtaTACTATTAAGCGgaaaatattatgattaaacTTTCACTTACGATTCAACCAAAGGACCAGGATAGGGATCAGATTTTTGATAAAGACTAGACAACTTGACGGCAACAATTAAAGTTGGTAGGAATAATATAACACACCACATAACACCAGCCCAGAAACCATTCTAGAAATTTAgcaacaattaataaaaaaaaacgttaaagataataagtttttctttggcTTACCAAAGGATCAACAATACTATTACAAGTGGCCACCACGCCCGCATCATAAACTTTAGCCATGGGTGCACAAATACCAATCTTTTTCTCAACCGATGTTACCACCATATTCAAATAGCGCATTATTTCCCCCGCAAAATGATTGGTGAAATCCTCTGCTGTTGCCTTAACAAAGACTCGACcatctttttgtataaaagcttGTGCTCTCTCGATTTCCTGCACCAGCAATGGTATCGACTCTTGGAATGGACGGTCCTTATAACTAAGAGTTTTATCTAGATCTTGAGCCAATTTAATTAATTCAGATGATTGATTTTTCATAGGTATAACAAGATTTTGATCATAAGTCTCTAAATGCAAAGCTTGATTACGTAAAGATACTTGTACGTCTTTCATGTCGGGACTTAAGATTTTATTGGCAGTTTCGCGCAATTGATTGGCAATTTCGGTGAGTGAGTGTTTAGTAATATCATCATTAAGATTATCAATAAAATGGCTAGAATCAAAATCTTTTAAGGCAGAGTCTCTAAGACTCAAAATGCGTTGTTTATCGGCGGCTGTTAAGATTTCCACACCTCTGTCATCAAAATCAATACCTTGCACTAGATTCTCAAGTGTTTGATTGATTTTATAGTGTGATGGATATTCATTGATTTCATGTATATCGACCAGATTATTAATGTGTAATACTTCATAGATGGTTTGATTGGCTTTACAGGCAGCAATAACATGAGAAATTCTAAAGGGAGGCAATGAACCCGAGGCAGCTTTACCCTTGATTTTTGAAGGATACATAATCTCATTTAGATCAACTAAATTATCGAATTCAGCAAAAACGGCATCGTTTTGGGGATCCCTATATAAAAGGAAAGTTAGTTAGATTAAAATGAATATTGAGTTAAGTTTAACTTACTTAAGTGGCACACAAACTCCTCTGTAAACCACAATGCCTACTAGGAAGTGTATTAAAGCAATTAATGTAATGGCGGAGATGGTCAGGAATATAATAGCGACAGCGCTGAAAGTTGGAAAAAGGAAGTGgttagaaaaaatgttaatctcttttaaaaaatagcTGGTTGGACAtgattaaaatcttatttaaaaacttacaaCATAAGGAAGCGTGAACCAGAACCCTTATTACAGCAATCATCACCATAACCATCTGGACGTTTTCCGCATATGCCACACAATAATGCTGCCACTAAGCAAACTAAAACCTAAAAAACGTAATCAAAATCAATTACAAATCCAATTTCGAGCAAAATTTGGGGAAAAAACTTACTAATAATAAAACGGAGCATACAGCAATGCCCACATAGAAACGATATGGACCATATTCAATACGATAATTATCAGCAATATTGGTATATTTATGGGTATTTGTACCaataatttttgaaacattttgcaattttgttttaatatcatTTGAAGCTTTATGCAAACCTTCACCTGTAAATTTCGAAGAACAaaaggtaaaaatataatttgaatttcGATTAAGAATAGATTTCTGTGACAACTTACCGGCTTTAGTAATGGCATCAACAATTTGTGGCGTATATATGGCAATTGTATCATTTAAATGTTTACGCATGGCTTTCAAAGCTTTATTGCCACGTTCTCCAGCCGAGGCTATATCATCGCTTATTAATTGCTCTAAGTTTTCAATTATAGAAGTGACATCAGGCAGCTAAAGGAATGCAGGAAATAAGAAACGTTAATACATAtacgatttataaaaaaagtaaattttctttgaaatttaaaattgttcgaaaattttataaaactttttcgaaATTAAGAATTCtacgaaaatttcataaaaatttaatttttttgaaatttacaaagagaattttttaaaaatttatttttttataaatttttctataaattgagaacttttcgaaaaagtttttaaatgttctaagagaaattattttgaaaaagaaataaaaaatggttaaaaaattttctaaaaaccaacaaattttatgaaaaaaagagacatttttaattaatttaaaaaaagagaatttttgtgaattttttgaaaattttgtataaaatgagaattttataaaaaagttttagaaaaaaaatcacacaaaattttctataaaacatagGATTTTCTCTATAAGAATAGTTTTCCAGTTTTTTCTACCGCGCGCTTGCCCGGGTGGCGGATAGGAGGTGGTGATGGATCATTTGTCCTCTCCCAGCTTTAATTTCACTTAAGCTGAGGGAGGACAGATTATCCACCAActgggaatattatattccccgcggaccaaaaaactgaaaaaacaaatatggaaattaaaaataaagagataaaagttacggtgcagggcctaaataacccagtaccggcggcaagtgttgatctaCTCGCGAGTCACGTGTCGTCGACATACTTTAATCGAgagcaaaatactactacggaggtgggtaccttggcctccgtggcggacaatgcgtcaagtgtacagcatgccaCTGGCAAAAATATAGGGGTGAAAGAGAAGGATGTACCCGGAAAGAGCCTTTAAATATAGGTGAGGGCtccgactctgaatcctcagatgataataataataatacaattatagcaaatcccaaaaaggatgaagtagagcaaatggtgaaagaggtgagtgatagcatagctaaactacctattactaagaaaggactttctggagcacagaggaggaagttgTAAAAGATGCTTCATGAAATCATAGGTTGCCAATCCCACGACACTCCAAAGGAAAAATCGAATTCTCTCACAAGATCTGAGGTAAAaaggatcaggtctcccgaggAGTTGATAACTGACaataaacctaagaagaaaaagagctccccgccttctaatacacagtcgaagccaagccatacttTACTCAAAGGAACCACAAGTGAGAGTCCTGcgagtaagggtgacaacgccaagcTAGATATTCCGAAGACGAACACGTTGGCGAAATCAACCTCGAAGGTAAGGGTATCTCAAAAGAAGCCCCGAAGAAGAAGCTAGAAGGAGGAAAAGACCCGCCATCTTAtgccaaagttgccagaagtagcagtttaaaatataatttttttaataagaaaaaaacgcaaatttcgaaaaattataaaaaaaatttcaaaatttttttaaactaatttttttttaaatttttttttaggaaatatatatttttttaattttttttctaaaaaataaagaaataccaaaagaacatttttaaaaattagaaagaaattttgagaatttttttaataaaatattttttgaaaatttataaaaacaaaaacatttcacaaattcctacaaatttaaaccaaaatcagttttaaaatgaatgcaaatttcttttgaaacgACATACCTTAGGAAAATAACGATCTACCatcttttgttaatttttaagcagcattaaagataatattaaacatttagttattttttgcaaaagcaaatgtttaatataaattaaaatataattttttgcaataacttataaacaaacattttatgtaaACTTACCTGATCATAATGGATACCATTGGCATCTAGTTTTCCAATTTCATATCTATTTAAAACTTCCTTACAAGACTGATCTGAACATTTGTTAAGCATAACTAATAAATCACGTTTAACACCACgtaaacctaaaataaaattaaaataaaaatgaaataagttttttaaatttcttcaaacaaaagttATTACCATCACTTAATTGAGAAGCATAGACCCTTAGatcatttgttattaatttcattttctgtAATTTTCTCTGCAAGTCTGgcagttttttaagaaaatcagtTAGATAACCCACCGAAACAGCCATAGACTTTTGTTCTAACTGAGTAATGATAAAGTCAGAGGTTtctaacaaaaagaaatattaataaattaaatattattatttaattgtataaaaattgcaaaaactaCCTCTTAGTATCAGTTCCAATTGATCGGATaactgtttgtaattattaacTAAAACATATTCCAATTGTTCTGAGGTAACATCTAAGAATGTTTGAGTATCATTGCTACCGGCACGTACAACGGCAGTGCTGTCATCTATACCATATTGCATATAACTATTGGTGGCAAATGCCACAATAACACCAAACCTTCAAAAGAtttcataatttattgcatgttttagtttatgtaaatttttttttgttataaaaatgctAATGCAAAAGCTTAATTAAATAGTAAAACTTACAATATTCCTGTGgctaaaagtattaaaaagaaACCTAGAAAAACACGGCGGCAGGTATCATGTTTTTTATCAAATGGCTCCGAACGACCACCACATGCACCAGCACAACGGCAGCAACAGAAACATAAGCTaaagtgaaaaagaaaaaacaaaattaaaatctaaaaaataaaacaacaaactatTTTGCACAAATTTACCCTATTATAGGCATAGAAGCCACTAGAACTCCtacaattaaaacaatcaaTAAAATAGGCCAATAATGTAGAATCAGATCACCCCATTCATTGCGCTCTACTTTGGGTCCCAACTGTACCGTCGAATCTTTAAACGTTAAATAGCctgtaagaaaacaaaaagtaaattagTACTACAActgaaaagtgttaaaattctTACTCACCATCTGGTATTGGGTTTTCGCCACCAATCAAAAGCCACATTACTTTTTGGGTGATATCATATAAAGGTTTCATGCCACGTGCATTGTAATCTGTTGTACTTTTATATGTTACATTCTTTGACCAGTCGGTATATTTTGTaggctttaaatttaatttggtatTCATGTCAAATGCACAACTTGTTTTGCACAAACTACAAATTACTAGCAGCAGTAATAAACTTAAGCTCATCGTCTTCCATGATGACTTGATTTGACTTAATCTTGAATGCTGATGATAATAAACATCTAAAGTTTTCAAtgtcatttttgtaaaatttgtatgttttatgtgAAACTATGGTtggtttttttgtctttttttaattattttgtattattttatttatatttctttaattcgTTGAAGgaatgtttagttttttgtttgtttgttattcaaTTTGAGATGAGTGTGAGAGGAGATGCTTACTGCACACCTAGAgcgaataattaaattttaatttttccttctATTGAAATCATTTGGCAATGTGAGGTTGTTGTCAAAACGATCAATGCAGCCATTAAGAAAAAACTGTAatgagaaaatgttaaataatattatttaaaaattttaaagttaatacattataaaaacataataagacattttttctttaaactttgattAAATGCTTAAGCTGTTCTTCAATTCAGACTtgaattgcaaataaaaacttGCTTATACATTTACACGttaaaaaattaacgaaaatttGACTGTTTGAAGggttgcacagtggtataggaaaaaaaaagagggaaataattcggtaacttctaaacggttaatccgattttaatgaaatttggtatgcacaaagaggaggtgttgtcgagtttaggttttgaatttggaccttataggccaaccaggggcccggcggggggtcctcaaattaggacacctcggctatgttaaatttttaaaacgatcttatttcttcatttgagttccgatttaaaaaaaatttcgtatatagaatcttctcatcaagcactataaaaaatgtcgtcgtagcagtaaattatctcttatagtttaggagatattcgcatttgaaaattaaaattttaaaatttttaccgtccttactttagttttttgataatagcgggtccaaatattcccgattttcgccattttttttttattcgcttaacaacaagtctatatatcaagcagtgaaagaattatgtaaaaatcatgactgagtccaaagttataggcattttaatttaaaaaatttaaaaaaaggcgattttttgccattttttggggaaaaaaagtatctttttctttttaagttatctaaaaagtttctaagaagatgtatatagaatttatactttttgaaaagctgactttacataaaatacgataaatgaaacaaaacctaaaaatttttgataccgaggggaccagatccatccaaaaaaaccctatttttttatataaaattcaattttgagcaaaaattctcaaatcgcatagtcgatatcaaattatagtgacctgttttatatgacccaatatgttcttaatcattttgtaacgggtttcgataaccccgcccctggtatggatataataggcaaaaaaccaaaaaatcccatttttgggattttttaaaacttttttgggaattccgggatttctaataagaaaattcgaaagttttatttaattttggattttgagtaaaaaaatctacctaactgtaaaatttcatcaaaaaatattcataaataaaatttttattgcaatttgaaaaatttgtatcttcgcaaaaactgaataaaaaacattttttaattttttttaaaaaagtattccgcgaattttttaatttttaaaaattatatacagttttgaaaaatagacaaaattacctttccattgatatataacatgcctacctaatgttttttaagtgacaaattaattagggaaaactcaacatcttttagagaatttacctagtactattattttcatccatacatttgttaggcatgttttactacctaaatttttatgaatttttacagccactttttacgattaatcttttattctttatctttaaaaaaaattaacaagtatttattttatataaaaatagtctttatttatttttttttataaattaatataattttgtaaaataatcggtatcacagtagtccatatctaaaagataaagtaaatctttaaattcatgaatattttcaaatgctaacgttttgtagcaaatccaacgtttccttatagtagataaaacaggatcagaaaatagaatcagattattaaaaaatatcttcattttgagactgcctagaacacttccttgagctaaactgatgaatatgcttaaagtctctattcctcgattcttggggttcttctgtaagctctcctaaaggcagaatattatgttctatgatgacctttccatgacataatatcttgtgaactgtaggtgtcatttctttccagggatataattccaaaagtaatttagaaacttttgtagaatactctccaaattttgttgcgttcactttatgcttgctatttatcgccattagaataatattgaccttttgcagtaaatccatactaattccggttatttcggaagtagtttcaaaatgtttaaaaaaacgtctagcggtattaccatcgtttgtgcttccatatcctgtgagtggtttatcaatatttaatccatccgctttttaaattcctcttgaattcttcgtttctcactggctctcatttccattaactccttattgttatttgcacttttgtttgcattttccggtatgcttctgtactttaaatcatatgctaaatgtagaaaatgttccagaaatcgtatgcgagcatgtaggggggatattccaaattgtaatgtttcctcatttattgatctttgcttggaaatattcgaaaattctgattttttatcaccacatatgtagcagttccaagtagatgatgttcctgtaatggcatttccaactttcccatcaatcattgtaagttttaaatcataggacatgttaaacgaataattttctatttcgattgttataggttccaagtttttaatttctgcttcaatatgatttatcaaatcttgcgttgttgttttggattcctttatatactcaaagcttattggcctacaaaaagctttggatcctggagtcgaattcttccaaatatcatcgaaactggttgatggagaatcgctgtcagcatactttcgaattcttaatggaactagcgatgccataaatacacttttatactcggaagatgattcacttgtgttgatttgtttatattccgagagtgctgataatccatcacatccccacttacaaatgagttgaagatcacaagaattttttttttttagttggtctgaagaaaagtcagaagcaatccttaaagcagtattttcgagtagagcgccgagtccaataacagcatccgatcagttatttcaataggaggtggtataatgcttttcttcttttcatttattttgtcatatgatggtaaaacatccactcctttttcagatagcgcctttcttaacgttatgtagttatcacgacttaatcccagctgcaacataagcgcaatagcttcttcctcagtgaacgttgtatcagatgatggtgtgggtatactctttacaattcttttcagtcgtcttggtgatgcggttggaagaatatttgcaatttttatggcatccaaaggctgtttttcttttcttaacattgctttaaaagtgtccgaaacttcttcgttagataaggtttctagtgaagttgataaccttttcctcttagattttgagctcaaatcctcatactgcttacagggagcaccaacagttgatacgcaaatagcaacttctacacattcatccagccaatcagaaaatttcgatcgaaatttagcaatggaataccgaacactcttcagttttatatcaactgattttataaaattttcaattttacatatatcagttttatccactttatttttatgtgcagtttcaatatatttcaataagaagttcactttatcttgaaaaggagctgaagagtgttcaaataaaatggagcacaaatcattttttttagtacgatcgccatggttagaaaattacaaataattacaaacagatataaacctgtcttatatattaattacaggtacttaaattaaattattttttaaagggttatgatattctacctaatatgtctaacgtatccttatgtaatgaatttttcctcaataggtcactttaataagctacctattaaagtgacctataggggtaaaaatcattgcagtttaaaaaataatacctgaaaattttttaatatatgtaacaaatttaagagttaacgttatggatgaaaataatagtgctaggtaaattttctaaaagatgttgagttttccctaattaatttgtcacttaaaaaacattaggtaggcatgttatatatcaatggaaaggtaattttgtctatttttcaaaactgtgtttcgcggaatactttttttaaaaaaattaaaaaatgttttttattcagtttttgcgaagatacaaatttttcaaattgcaataaaaattttatttatgaatattttttgatgaaattttacagttaggtagattttttttactcaaaatccaaaattaaataaaaatttcgaattttcttattagaaatcccggaattcccaaaaaagttttaaaaaatcccaaaaatgggattttttggttttttgcctattatatccataccaggggcggggttatcgaaacccgttacaaaatgattaagaacatattgggtcatataaaacaggtcactataatttgatatcgactatgcgatttgagaatttttgctcaaaattgaattttctataaaaaaatagggttttttggatggacctggtcccctcagtatcaaaaatttttaggttttgtttcatttatcgtattttatgtaaagtcagcttttcaaaaagtataaattctatatacatcttcttagaaactttttagataacttaaaaagaaaaagatacttttttcccaaaaaaaatggcaaaaaaatcgcctttttttattttttaaattaaaatgcctataactttggactcagtcatgatttttacataattctttcactgcttgatatataaacttgttgttaagcgaataaaaaaagaaatggcgaaaatcgggaatatttggacccgctattatcaaaaaactaaattaagaacggtaaaaattttaaaattttaattttcaaatgcgaatatctcctaaactataagagataatttacgacattttttatagtgctcgatgagaagattctatatacgaaattttttttaaatcggagctcaaatgaagaaataagatcgttttaaaaatttaacatagccgaggtgtcctaatttgaggaccccccgccgggcccctggttggcctataaggtccaaattcaaaacctaaactcgacaacacctcctttttgtgcataccaaatttcattaaaatcggattaaccgtttagaagttaccgaattatttccctctttttttttcctataccactgtgggtTGTTTATAtacttcaaaaattttttatctttattggTTCCACTTGTGGTTTTATTTGAGATATTAGAAACATTTTTCTccctatttaattttaataaatttaagtaaatatgtttgtaattgaaataatcaaaaataaaatgtttaattcctagaaaacaaatatataaaaaatctaaatttatttgttttgtttatgatGACTAATTGTGATAAAGAGTTTCTGAATtaccaaaattattaaaaataacttaaaaatcttgcaaataaaataataataaattaaattttttaaacagcaACATTTTATgctgaaaataattgaaaataggAAAAGTTAAGTCGTCTAACAAAGATAATctaaattctttgtttaaacctagtttaatcgatgttttgtgtttttttagtaatcagtaaagttacttattatcttagtttaactatgGGCGgggttttcagataaagataatctacattctttgtttaaacctagtttaatatatattttttgtatttttcagttACTTATCTTAGTTCAATTGAgtattattggccaattaaacttaacttataagtgagaaaacacaattaacaaaaacaataaaacaatgatttcggaaaaacaaaaacttaatattttagataaattgcaattttcttaattgttttgttttaattattattgttttaagtgtttatttaacattttttcaaaatttttcattttacaaatgtattatttgcaaaaaacagctgttctttgtttatgtttttgagtgaagaGTTGTCAATACTAATAATCTTAACTGATCTCAAATACATAACTGACAAAAACAAACATCGGTTAAAGtctgcctaaatttgttccaaatttaatataacagcaagttaagcctagtttaactgagtagtaagaaacccgccctaagtgttattggccaattaaacctaagttataagtgaggaaacacaataaacaaaaacaaaagaatctGTAATTTACTGATatgttttatcaatattattattgttttaaacgtttttttaatttttcattttacaaaaatattatttgcaaaacacAGCTGATCAttgtttatggttttaaagtgaatagttggcaatactaacaaagttaactgatatTAAATCCATTTCAGTAAAAcgcaatcatcggttaaagttaAAGTTTGTGCAACaaggttatacacaattatCGGACGTGTCCTATAGCCTGACTATACACTGAATCTGTCGAAAACTTTGAAACGCAGTTCACTTATAGAATACCCAGGTCAAATAGAAAACTAGAGCAAATACCTGTAGGAATACGTTGCTACATGGATGGCTCTAAAGTAAGGGATTATAAATtcaagacccagaaacagaaatatactaccgtttacctaatcataacgcaggcagaagtacgagaaATAGTTTTACACGAACACCTGCCCTGTGGACCTTATATCACGGTGGACTTTTTCATCCATTGGGGGAGCTTTTGTGACGACTCACCACCACCCCATTGAGCTTCTTACAAGCCGGTGTCAATTAACGTATATGGAATTTCAGATCCAGTAtacgtgcactttgctcaagtacttgagcacacttagggcgggtttcttactcctcagttaaaatattaagtttttgttattccGAAATCaatgtttcattgtttttgttaattgtgttttctcacttataacttgagtttaatttgccaagtacactcagtt
Proteins encoded:
- the LOC111689221 gene encoding prominin-like protein isoform X4; the protein is MTLKTLDVYYHQHSRLSQIKSSWKTMSLSLLLLLVICSLCKTSCAFDMNTKLNLKPTKYTDWSKNVTYKSTTDYNARGMKPLYDITQKVMWLLIGGENPIPDGYLTFKDSTVQLGPKVERNEWGDLILHYWPILLIVLIVGVLVASMPIIGLCFCCCRCAGACGGRSEPFDKKHDTCRRVFLGFFLILLATGILFGVIVAFATNSYMQYGIDDSTAVVRAGSNDTQTFLDVTSEQLEYVLVNNYKQLSDQLELILRETSDFIITQLEQKSMAVSVGYLTDFLKKLPDLQRKLQKMKLITNDLRVYASQLSDGLRGVKRDLLVMLNKCSDQSCKEVLNRYEIGKLDANGIHYDQMVDRYFPKLPDVTSIIENLEQLISDDIASAGERGNKALKAMRKHLNDTIAIYTPQIVDAITKAGEGLHKASNDIKTKLQNVSKIIGTNTHKYTNIADNYRIEYGPYRFYVGIAVCSVLLLVLVCLVAALLCGICGKRPDGYGDDCCNKGSGSRFLMFAVAIIFLTISAITLIALIHFLVGIVVYRGVCVPLKDPQNDAVFAEFDNLVDLNEIMYPSKIKGKAASGSLPPFRISHVIAACKANQTIYEVLHINNLVDIHEINEYPSHYKINQTLENLVQGIDFDDRGVEILTAADKQRILSLRDSALKDFDSSHFIDNLNDDITKHSLTEIANQLRETANKILSPDMKDVQVSLRNQALHLETYDQNLVIPMKNQSSELIKLAQDLDKTLSYKDRPFQESIPLLVQEIERAQAFIQKDGRVFVKATAEDFTNHFAGEIMRYLNMVVTSVEKKIGICAPMAKVYDAGVVATCNSIVDPLNGFWAGVMWCVILFLPTLIVAVKLSSLYQKSDPYPGPLVESGPKNKRRKNKDRRRRDYYEDPVGSTSHGIPPVAAGARDTRYSDMAPKHWDGGPPRYQNPPMAPPASEYERPPPYYYPGASDQD
- the LOC111689221 gene encoding prominin-like protein isoform X5; the encoded protein is MTLKTLDVYYHQHSRLSQIKSSWKTMSLSLLLLLVICSLCKTSCAFDMNTKLNLKPTKYTDWSKNVTYKSTTDYNARGMKPLYDITQKVMWLLIGGENPIPDGYLTFKDSTVQLGPKVERNEWGDLILHYWPILLIVLIVGVLVASMPIIGLCFCCCRCAGACGGRSEPFDKKHDTCRRVFLGFFLILLATGILFGVIVAFATNSYMQYGIDDSTAVVRAGSNDTQTFLDVTSEQLEYVLVNNYKQLSDQLELILRETSDFIITQLEQKSMAVSVGYLTDFLKKLPDLQRKLQKMKLITNDLRVYASQLSDGLRGVKRDLLVMLNKCSDQSCKEVLNRYEIGKLDANGIHYDQMVDRYFPKLPDVTSIIENLEQLISDDIASAGERGNKALKAMRKHLNDTIAIYTPQIVDAITKAGEGLHKASNDIKTKLQNVSKIIGTNTHKYTNIADNYRIEYGPYRFYVGIAVCSVLLLVLVCLVAALLCGICGKRPDGYGDDCCNKGSGSRFLMFAVAIIFLTISAITLIALIHFLVGIVVYRGVCVPLKDPQNDAVFAEFDNLVDLNEIMYPSKIKGKAASGSLPPFRISHVIAACKANQTIYEVLHINNLVDIHEINEYPSHYKINQTLENLVQGIDFDDRGVEILTAADKQRILSLRDSALKDFDSSHFIDNLNDDITKHSLTEIANQLRETANKILSPDMKDVQVSLRNQALHLETYDQNLVIPMKNQSSELIKLAQDLDKTLSYKDRPFQESIPLLVQEIERAQAFIQKDGRVFVKATAEDFTNHFAGEIMRYLNMVVTSVEKKIGICAPMAKVYDAGVVATCNSIVDPLNGFWAGVMWCVILFLPTLIVAVKLSSLYQKSDPYPGPLVESHWDGGPPRYQNPPMAPPASEYERPPPYYYPGASDQD